The following proteins are co-located in the Phyllostomus discolor isolate MPI-MPIP mPhyDis1 chromosome 1, mPhyDis1.pri.v3, whole genome shotgun sequence genome:
- the LOC114491385 gene encoding dentin sialophosphoprotein — MKIIIYFCIWAATWAIPVPQIKPLERYTVGKSVNLNLPEKSKLPIQDELNATNTTKESGVPMHENEMGRQQYTKDGYKVERNCSEWAEVGGRSSSMHSMLVNEEKHPKDENGGTGRPETYSHDGIHGKEENTTANGLRGQVSIIDNTGAANGSDINGNTDENSKNGTVGDASQSENATVFEKDEHQFAGSSNSTGHENETNGDSCRNEGATCEVTPQKESERNGHEEAGETPGGSGAGNREDAGLDNSDGSPSGDGEDEDEDNGSGDNEGEETGNGKEDTDNSKGQEGQGHGKEDDNDNSLSQNSISSEDDDPDNEEDAQHMDGDNASKSEEDSDGIPEGNDSKRIEDTQKPNHRENNDVENGITKESEPSTNGKSQDKGIEIELPSRGNRNNITKEAGKVNREKESKGQHGMIMGNGNVKSQGEVDNMQGPGQKSEPESNVGHSITGSDSNSDGYDSYELNDESMQGDDPNSSDESNGNDDANSEGDHNSSNQGDISYNSDDSKDNDNDSDSRGEGDDENDSSSDANYSDSNGNGNDESDDSKSDSSKDKSDNSDSSDSSDSKSESSDSSDSSDSSDSKSESSDSSDSSDSSDSSDSSDSSDNSDSKSDSSDSSDSSDSSDNSDSKSDSSDSSDSSDSSDSSDSKSDSDSSDSSDSSDSSDSKSDSSDSSDSSDSKSDSSDSSDSSDSSDSSDSSDSKSDSSDSSDSSDSSDSSNSSDSKSDSSDSSDSSDSSDSKSDSSDSSDSSDSSDSSDSSDSKSDSSDSSDSSDSSDSSDSKSDSSDSSDSSDSSDSSDSKSDSSDSSDSSDSKSDSSDSSDSSDSKSDSSDSNDSSDSSESKSDSSDSSDSSDSSDSSDSSDSSDSKSDSSDSSDSSDSKSDSSDSSDSSDSSDSSDSDSSDSSDSKSDSSDSSDSSDSSDSSDSKSDSDSSDSSDSSNSSDSSDSSDSSDSSDSSDSSDSKSDSSDSSDSSDSSDSDSSDSSDSSDSSDSSESSDSSDSKSDSDSSNSSESSDSASDSSDESDSKSKSGNGKNNGNDSDSDSDSEGSDSNHSTSDD, encoded by the exons atgaagataatcatatatttttgcatttggGCAGCAACATGGGCCATTCCG GTTCCTCAGATCAAGCCATTGGAGAGATACACTGTTGGCAAATCTGTGAATTTGAATCTCCCAGAAAAATCAAAACTGCCAATACAG gatgaGCTAAATGCTACCAATACCACCAAAGAGAGTGGTGTCCCCATGCATGAAAATGAAATGGGAAGGCAACAGTATACCAAAGATGGTTACAAAGTAGAGAGAAATTGTTCTGAGTGGGCAGAGGTAGGAGGGAGAAGTTCTTCTATGCATTCCATGTTAGTAAATGAAGAGAAGCACCCCAAGGATGAGAATGGGGGCACAGGAAGACCAGAAACATACAGTCATGATGGGATACATGGAAAGGAAGAGAACACCACAGCCAATGGTCTTAGGGGACAAGTAAGCATTATTGATAATACTGGAGCAGCAAATGGGAGTGATATTAATGGAAATACTGATGAGAATTCAAAGAATGGGACTGTTGGAGATGCAAGTCAGAGTGAGAATGCCACTGTTTTTGAAAAAGATGAACATCAATTTGCTGGAAGCAGTAACAGTACAGGCCACGAGAATGAAACAAATGGGGATTCCTGTAGAAATGAGGGTGCTACATGTGAAGTAACACCtcagaaagaaagtgagagaaatggTCATGAGGAGGCAGGGGAAACACCAGGGGGAAGTGGAGCTGGCAATAGAGAGGATGCTGGCCTGGATAATTCTGATGGGAGTCCCAGTGGGGATGGAGAAGATGAGGATGAAGACAATGGCTCTGGTGATAATGAAGGTGAAgaaacaggaaatggaaaagaggaCACTGATAATAGTAAGGGCCAGGAGGGTCAGGGTCATGGAAAAGAAGATGACAATGATAATAGCTTAAGTCAAAATTCAATCAGTAGTGAAGACGATGACCCTGACAATGAAGAAGATGCCCAGCACATGGACGGAGACAATGCTTCCAAGAGTGAGGAGGATTCTGATGGTATTCCAGAAGGAAATGATAGCAAAAGAATAGAGGACACCCAAAAACCCAATCATAGAGAAAACAATGATGTGGAAAATGGAATTACCAAAGAATCAGAGCCAAGTACTAATGGGAAGAGCCAAGATAAG GGAATAGAAATTGAACTTCCCAGCAGAGGCAACAGAAACAATATTACCAAAGAAGCTGGGAAAgtcaacagagagaaagagagcaaaggacAACATGGAATGATTATGGGCAATGGAAATGTTAAGTCACAAGGAGAGGTTGACAACATGCAAGGACCTGGCCAGAAATCAGAACCTGAAAGTAATGTTGGACACAGCATAACAGGTAGTGACAGTAACAGTGATGGATATGATAGTTATGAGCTTAATGATGAATCCATGCAAGGAGATGATCCCAATAGCAGTGATGAGTCTAATGGCAATGATGATGCCAATTCTGAAGGTGACCATAATAGCAGTAACCAAGGAGATATATCTTATAACTCTGATGATTCAAAAGATAATGACAATGACAGTGACTCAAGAGGAGAAGGAGATGATGAAAATGACAGCTCATCAGATGCTAATTATAGTGACAGTAATGGCAATGGTAATGATGAGAGTGATGATAGCAAATCAGACAGCAGCAAAGATAAATCAGACAacagtgacagcagtgacagtaGTGACAGCAAATCAGAAAgtagtgacagcagtgacagtagtgacagcagtgacagcaaATCAGAAAgtagtgacagcagtgacagtaGTGATAGCAGTGATAGCAGTGACAGTAGCGACAGCAGTGACAACAGTGACAGTAAATCAGATAgtagtgacagcagtgacagcagtgacagtaGCGACAATAGTGACAGTAAATCAGATAgtagtgacagcagtgacagtagtgacagcagtgacagcagtgacagtaAATCAGATAGTGATagcagtgacagcagtgacagtaGCGACAGCAGTGACAGTAAGTCAGATAGTAGTGATAGCAGTGACAGTAGTGACAGCAAATCAGATAgtagtgacagcagtgacagtaGTGACAGCAGTGATagcagtgacagcagtgacagcaaATCAGATagcagtgacagcagtgacagtaGTGACAGCAGTGATAGTAGCAACAGCAGTGACAGTAAATCAGATAgtagtgacagcagtgacagtagtgacagcagtgacagtaAATCAGATAgtagtgacagcagtgacagtagtgacagcagtgacagcagtgacagcagtgacagtaAATCAGATAGTAGTGACAGTAGTGACAGCAGTGATAGCAGTGACAGTAGTGACAGCAAATCAGATAgtagtgacagcagtgacagtagtgacagcagtgacagcagtgacagtaAATCAGATAGTAGTGACAGCAGCGACAGCAGTGACAGCAAATCAGATAgtagtgacagcagtgacagcagtgacagcaaATCAGATAGCAGTGACAGCAatgacagcagtgacagcagtgaAAGCAAATCAGATAgtagtgacagcagtgacagtagtgacagcagtgacagcagtgacagcagtgacagcagtgacagtaAATCAGATAGTAGTGACAGTAGCGACAGCAGTGACAGCAAATCAGATAgtagtgacagcagtgacagtaGTGACAGCAGTGATAGCAGTGacagtgacagcagtgacagcagtgacagcaaATCAGATAgtagtgacagcagtgacagtagtgacagcagtgacagcagtgacagcaaATCAGATAGTGACAGCAGTGATAGCAGTGACAGTAGCaacagcagtgacagcagtgacagcagcGACAGCAGCGACAGCAGTGACAGCAGCGACAGCAGTGACAGCAAATCAGATAgtagtgacagcagtgacagcagtgacagcagtgacagtgacagtagtgacagcagtgacagcagtgaTAGCAGTGACAGCAGTGAGAGCAGTGATAGTAGTGACAGCAAATCAGATAGTGACAGCAGTAACAGCAGTGAAAGCAGTGACAGTGCATCTGACAGCAGTGATGAGAGTGACAGTAAGAGCAAGTCTGGTAATGGCAAGAACAATGGAAATGACAGTGACAGTGATAGTGACAGTGAAGGCAGTGACAGTAATCACTCAACTAGTGatgattag